GCTGGGTGTTCATCGACGTCGGGGCCCACTTGACGAGGTCGTAGATCGCGCGGACCTGCTCCTCGGTCACCGGCTCGGAGCTGAAACTGTTGGCCGTTCGCGCCTCGCGGAACAGGAGGTTCTGGACGTCCGCGGGGACCTGGAGGGCCTCGGCCTGCTCGGCAAAGGTGGTCATGGGGCTGGGTTCCTTCCGTTGGTCGGGTACCCCGTGCAACCAGGTTGAGCGTTGAACTATTTCATGCTCAACCAGTTGTGTGGATCACAACCGGCAGGCGCCCGCACACGAGCGGCGACGCCCCCTCACCCGGCCGGGTACCCAGCCGCGAAACGGGCACGGCCGCCGACCCCCCTTGTCGGGGATCGGCGGCCGTGGTGCGCGTGCGCGGCCCGGGCGGGTCAGTAGGCGCCCTGCCCGCCCATCACCGCGCGGAACGTCTTCCAGAGGATCACCAGGTCGAGCGCCAGCGACCAGTCCTCGACATAGCGCAGGTCGAGCCGGATGGACTCCGCCCACGTGAGGTCGCTGCGCCCGCTCACCTGCCAGAGCCCGGTCAGGCCCGGCTTCACGAGCAGCCGGCGGCGGGCGTCCGGCGCGTACTGCGCGGTCTCCTCCGGCAGCGGTGGCCGCGGGCCGACGAGCGACATCTTCCCGGACACGACGTTGAACAGCTGGGGCACCTCGTCGAGCGAATACCGGCGCAGGAAACCACCCACGCGGGTGATCCGCGGATCACGCTTCATCTTGAAGAGCGGGCCCGCGCCTTCGTTCTCCTGTTCGAGGGTCTTCCGGATTTCGTCGGCGTTCGTGACCATCGTGCGGAACTTGAGCATGGTGAACGTCGCGCCGTCGCGGCCGACGCGGCGCTGGCGGTAGATCACCGGGCCGCGGTCGTTCAGCTTGATCGCCAGCGCGATCACCAGCAGCAGCGGGGAAAGCAGGGTCAGCAGCAGCGCCGAGCCCGCCCGGTCCACGATCTCCTTCACCACGCGGCGGCCGCCGGTGAACATCGGCGCCGTGACGCGCAGCAGGGGCATCCCCAGCACGCCGGTGACGTTGAGCCGGGGCCCGGCCACCTCCATCAGCACGGGCGCCACGACCATCTCCGCGCCGGTGCCCTCCATGTCCCAGGCCAGCCGCTGCAACCGCTTCGGCGTCCAGTACTGGTCCGCGGTGATCGCCACGACCCGGTAGCCGCCGCGCCGCACGTACCGCGAAAGTTCGTCCAGCCTCCCGACCACCGGGACACCGTCGATTTCGCCGCTGTCGCGCTCGGCGCCGTGGCCGGTGAACGTGCACGCCGCCTCGACGCGCCAGCCGACGTGTGCTTCGGACTTGGTGCGCGCGATCAGGTCGGCGACGGTTTCCGGGCTGCCCGCCGCCATCACCGGCAGCAGGCAGAGTCCCTTGGCGCGCTTGCGGTGCAGCACCTGGCGCAGCAGGTACCGCTGCGGGAACGCGACGAGCGCGATCGCCGGGACGACGACGAACACCCAGACCTGGACCTCGAGCGCGCCGAACAGCAGGCCGCCCAGCGCGACCAGGACGGCCGCGGTGATGAAGCCGCGGCCCAGCGTGCGGTACTCCTCCGCCCCTTCGCCGAGCACGCGCGGGCTCCAGGCCCGGCTGACCGGGAGCGAGACGAACACGGCGAGGATCGTCCCGAAGGCGTGCATGTCGTGCGGGGCAACGCGATCGATGACGAACGCGCTGATCGCGATCACCAGCAGCGTTATGAAGACGTCGCTGCCGATGACCCAGGCTCTGTATCTCGCCTCCCAGGCCGCCGGCAGCGCCTTGGGGGGCGGCGTCCCGGCCGCCTCGGCCGGTTTGCCGTCCCGCTGAGCGG
This genomic window from Amycolatopsis mongoliensis contains:
- a CDS encoding sugar transferase; amino-acid sequence: MEESVRPSYTVSKPPPHIDLQAIPRPAQRDGKPAEAAGTPPPKALPAAWEARYRAWVIGSDVFITLLVIAISAFVIDRVAPHDMHAFGTILAVFVSLPVSRAWSPRVLGEGAEEYRTLGRGFITAAVLVALGGLLFGALEVQVWVFVVVPAIALVAFPQRYLLRQVLHRKRAKGLCLLPVMAAGSPETVADLIARTKSEAHVGWRVEAACTFTGHGAERDSGEIDGVPVVGRLDELSRYVRRGGYRVVAITADQYWTPKRLQRLAWDMEGTGAEMVVAPVLMEVAGPRLNVTGVLGMPLLRVTAPMFTGGRRVVKEIVDRAGSALLLTLLSPLLLVIALAIKLNDRGPVIYRQRRVGRDGATFTMLKFRTMVTNADEIRKTLEQENEGAGPLFKMKRDPRITRVGGFLRRYSLDEVPQLFNVVSGKMSLVGPRPPLPEETAQYAPDARRRLLVKPGLTGLWQVSGRSDLTWAESIRLDLRYVEDWSLALDLVILWKTFRAVMGGQGAY